Proteins encoded by one window of Rutidosis leptorrhynchoides isolate AG116_Rl617_1_P2 chromosome 7, CSIRO_AGI_Rlap_v1, whole genome shotgun sequence:
- the LOC139859496 gene encoding uncharacterized protein translates to MKTFAMPPNRSNSLPSRLHPTYLRVEAELNKLRAWEIRSCSSSETLTAVTIQIGLVGLSEVYRCVEELVYSSLSQHGGLLEDALNHSIKLLDTCGIVRDTQQKLKKQVFCLQSSLRRRGTESHDILSYLSLRKKSKKDASKCIRELKRSEKKCMHVPSLKDHNLKMMVKVLKEVNVMTSHVIRSLLLFLSSPGSTFKTRRGGCSLISKLRPSEKTKKVLNEVESVDDALFCILHGREEVTMAHRKLDNLLISLDCIENGLDAVFRRLIQYRVSILNVLTR, encoded by the coding sequence ATGAAAACATTTGCAATGCCTCCAAATAGATCAAACAGTTTGCCTTCAAGATTACATCCCACTTATCTTCGCGTCGAAGCAGAGCTAAACAAGTTACGTGCATGGGAAATAAGGTCGTGTTCTTCATCTGAAACCCTAACAGCCGTAACCATTCAAATTGGTTTAGTAGGTTTATCGGAAGTGTATAGATGTGTGGAGGAGCTTGTTTACTCTTCACTATCACAACATGGAGGTTTACTAGAAGACGCATTAAATCATTCTATTAAACTACTAGACACTTGTGGCATTGTTAGAGACACACAACAAAAGTTGAAGAAACAAGTTTTTTGCCTTCAATCAAGTCTTCGTAGACGAGGGACAGAATCACATGATATTTTGTCGTACTTAAGCTTGCGAAAAAAGTCTAAGAAAGATGCATCAAAGTGCATTAGAGAATTGAAAAGATCCGAAAAGAAGTGTATGCATGTACCATCTTTAAAGGATCATAATTTGAAAATGATGGTGAAGGTTCTTAAGGAAGTGAATGTGATGACGTCTCATGTTATTCGTTCGCTTTTATTGTTCTTGTCATCACCAGGGTCGACGTTCAAGACTAGACGTGGTGGGTGCTCGTTGATATCCAAATTACGACCAAGTGAAAAGACGAAGAAGGTCTTGAATGAGGTCGAGAGTGTAGATGATGCACTCTTTTGTATTCTTCATGGCAGAGAAGAAGTGACAATGGCTCATAGGAAGTTAGATAATCTTTTAATTAGTTTAGATTGTATAGAGAATGGATTAGATGCTGTTTTTAGACGATTGATTCAGTATCGAGTCTCAATTTTGAATGTTCTTACTcgataa